In a genomic window of Deinococcus metalli:
- a CDS encoding DsbA family protein, producing the protein MTRLQGTNSNRTVLVIGTLVAVVLIALALFAVRGKPAPGAGLSPNFNLDGAPFAGQASAPVSVVVVEDFKCPICKNFEDTIAPELKTKYVDTGKVKLYSLVWPFLATTRGLATDDSKLAGQAARCVYDQTGNDGFNAYKAILFRAQGDESTVWATKTRLKDLAANVEGLDQSKFATCLDTDATAARVEADRQQVEKAGVNHTPTVFVNGKEVMGNGQSSYQLADVSAAIDAASK; encoded by the coding sequence ATGACCAGACTCCAGGGAACCAACTCCAACCGCACCGTGCTGGTGATCGGCACGCTGGTGGCCGTCGTGCTGATCGCGCTGGCGCTCTTCGCCGTGCGCGGCAAGCCCGCACCTGGGGCCGGCCTGAGCCCGAACTTCAACCTCGATGGTGCGCCCTTCGCCGGGCAGGCCAGCGCGCCCGTCAGCGTGGTCGTCGTCGAGGACTTCAAGTGCCCGATCTGCAAGAATTTCGAGGACACCATTGCCCCCGAGCTGAAGACGAAGTATGTCGACACCGGCAAGGTCAAGCTGTACTCGCTGGTGTGGCCGTTCCTGGCGACCACCCGGGGCCTCGCCACCGACGACTCCAAGCTCGCCGGGCAGGCCGCGCGCTGCGTGTACGACCAGACCGGCAACGACGGCTTCAATGCCTACAAGGCCATCCTGTTCCGCGCGCAGGGCGACGAGTCCACCGTGTGGGCCACCAAGACGCGCCTGAAAGACCTCGCCGCCAACGTTGAGGGCCTCGACCAGTCGAAGTTCGCCACGTGCCTGGACACCGACGCCACCGCTGCCCGGGTGGAGGCCGACCGGCAGCAGGTCGAGAAGGCCGGCGTGAACCACACGCCCACCGTGTTCGTGAACGGCAAGGAAGTCATGGGCAACGGCCAGAGCTCGTACCAGCTCGCGGACGTCAGCGCGGCGATCGACGCCGCCAGCAAGTAA
- a CDS encoding disulfide bond formation protein B → MTRDNRLYVAWVIALIATLGSLYFSEVRGFRPCILCWYQRVCMYPQALLLGIAALRGDLGIRSYALPLSVIGWLVALYQNLETWGVVPVLRACTSDPSSSCGTPWPVWGANSPLNTVLTIPVLSMIAFTVIIGLLSWRRTRTF, encoded by the coding sequence GTGACCCGCGACAACCGTCTGTACGTCGCGTGGGTCATCGCGCTGATCGCCACGCTGGGGAGCCTGTACTTCAGCGAGGTGCGCGGCTTCCGCCCGTGCATCCTGTGCTGGTACCAGCGCGTGTGCATGTACCCGCAGGCGCTGCTGCTGGGCATCGCGGCGCTGCGCGGCGACCTCGGTATCCGCAGCTACGCGCTGCCGCTGTCCGTGATCGGCTGGCTGGTCGCGCTGTACCAGAACCTCGAGACGTGGGGCGTGGTGCCGGTGCTGCGCGCATGTACCAGCGACCCCAGCTCGTCGTGCGGCACGCCGTGGCCGGTGTGGGGCGCGAACTCCCCGCTGAACACCGTGCTCACCATCCCGGTGCTGAGTATGATCGCCTTTACCGTGATCATCGGCCTGCTCAGCTGGCGGCGCACCCGCACGTTCTAA
- a CDS encoding AI-2E family transporter codes for MTRVPVPPDVSPLPARDQTSWWEARDIRHLLRLMWARPVVRLLAFIAMGYVAWRLLVWGSGVLAGVIVMVLSAYALAFLAQPVLVWLERRRVGRPIGVMLLLIVTLALLTFLVAAVSSQITGLINGIPQIAQNLENVLFRLLDRLDKIPGAQGLKESVDKYISEQTTNLTQNAGPILDRVLRSGPDVLNTLSNLIGWLGQVGFIVTLALYFMFDYARVGLSVLHLFPRAWQPTVYRLSEDVSESFGGYMRGQLLLMLAAAALAYLGLLVLKVPNALALGLLSGLVSLIPYVGIVLAAAVAMLQALPQGTVVVGLVAAVYFVINQLQGNVLGPLIMGRTVSLSPAAILVALLVGLSLGGALGAIIAVPIATLGKRWVQRYWLTSSAYRGRTLGGAPDTPTPQPDTRP; via the coding sequence GTGACCCGCGTGCCTGTTCCGCCTGACGTCTCGCCCCTGCCGGCCCGTGATCAGACCAGCTGGTGGGAGGCGCGCGATATCCGCCACCTGCTGCGGCTGATGTGGGCGCGGCCGGTGGTGCGCCTGCTGGCGTTCATCGCCATGGGCTACGTGGCATGGCGGCTGCTGGTGTGGGGGTCCGGCGTGCTGGCAGGCGTGATCGTGATGGTGCTCAGTGCCTACGCGCTGGCCTTCCTGGCGCAGCCGGTGCTGGTGTGGCTGGAGCGCCGCCGGGTCGGCCGGCCCATCGGAGTGATGCTGCTGCTGATCGTGACGCTGGCGCTGCTGACCTTCCTGGTGGCGGCGGTCAGCTCGCAGATCACGGGGCTGATCAACGGCATTCCGCAGATCGCGCAGAACCTCGAGAACGTGTTGTTCCGGCTGCTCGACCGCCTGGACAAGATTCCGGGCGCGCAGGGGCTCAAAGAGAGCGTGGACAAGTACATCTCCGAGCAGACCACCAACCTCACCCAGAACGCCGGGCCGATCCTCGACCGGGTGCTGCGCAGCGGCCCGGACGTCCTGAACACCCTCTCGAACCTGATCGGGTGGCTGGGGCAGGTGGGCTTCATCGTGACCCTGGCGCTGTACTTCATGTTCGACTACGCCCGCGTGGGCCTGAGTGTCCTGCACCTGTTTCCGCGCGCGTGGCAGCCCACCGTGTACCGCCTGTCGGAGGACGTCAGCGAGAGTTTCGGCGGGTACATGCGCGGCCAGCTGCTGCTGATGCTCGCGGCGGCCGCCCTGGCGTACCTGGGCCTGCTTGTCCTGAAGGTCCCGAACGCCCTGGCGCTGGGCCTGCTGAGCGGTCTGGTCAGCCTGATTCCGTACGTGGGGATCGTGCTCGCGGCGGCCGTGGCGATGCTCCAGGCGCTGCCGCAGGGCACCGTCGTGGTCGGGCTGGTCGCAGCCGTGTACTTCGTGATCAACCAGCTTCAGGGCAACGTGCTGGGGCCGCTGATTATGGGGCGCACGGTGTCGCTGAGCCCCGCCGCGATCCTGGTCGCGCTGCTGGTGGGCCTGAGCCTGGGCGGCGCCCTGGGCGCGATCATCGCGGTGCCGATCGCCACGCTGGGCAAACGCTGGGTGCAGCGCTACTGGTTGACCAGCAGCGCGTATCGCGGCCGGACGCTGGGCGGCGCGCCAGACACCCCCACGCCGCAGCCGGACACACGGCCATGA
- a CDS encoding TRAP transporter permease, producing the protein MSDPTRPISSDPALSPPGHEMTEGEKRALEIVEAAETGGRKLFGWQAVLVTLLAVAWCLYQMYATQVGNVDTVTLRATHLGFAFALAYLVFPFRKTPGAPQTRVPWYDWILGIGATLTAAYLIRQYPDIANIQGGVLTSTDVWVGSAMIILLLLTAWRTIGIAMPIVAMVFMLYALTGPRGLIHGDLGPQLQLHAGATWPQVVGQLFANTEGIFGTGLGVSAQIVFLFVLFGAVFDKLGAGEWFMNVAQGLLGGFRGGPAKASVLSSALNGIISGSAISNVVTGGNITIGTMKRVGYSAEKAGAIEVASSSNGQLMPPVMGAAAFIMAQNLNIDYRALIVAAAIPAFLCYGALLVVTHIEALKLGLRGLPRSELPRVRKTLVSGWYYLIPLGYLLGTLTLNPEATPERIALNTVYMMLAMMVIQEAWLARRDGRTLGRGALDGLRKIVEAFEGAARSMVGIAVATGAAGIIVGIVTITGLGFGLADIVENVAGVFTNPFVKMLAVLFMAQLIALILGMGLPTTANYILMSALIVPIIVKIAGLDTGNPAELLPAHMFVFYFGIMADSTPPVALAAFAAAAISGGNPVATGIQAFQYELRTALLAYMMFFNPQLLLIQDGKLGGVPAGEAVFMVIFAFIGLVAFSAATLRFLHRRTNPVQMLLLLVASFVLIVPTQLVWNLGALALIAAVYFWQKAAGRAEPPTPLPSAA; encoded by the coding sequence ATGAGTGATCCGACGCGCCCGATCAGTTCCGATCCCGCCCTGAGCCCGCCGGGCCATGAGATGACCGAGGGCGAGAAGCGCGCCCTGGAGATCGTCGAGGCCGCCGAGACCGGGGGCCGCAAGCTGTTCGGGTGGCAGGCCGTGCTGGTCACGCTGCTGGCCGTGGCGTGGTGCCTGTACCAGATGTACGCCACTCAGGTCGGCAACGTGGACACCGTGACCCTGCGCGCCACGCACCTGGGCTTCGCGTTCGCGCTGGCGTATCTGGTCTTTCCCTTCCGCAAGACGCCGGGCGCGCCGCAGACGCGGGTGCCGTGGTACGACTGGATCCTGGGCATCGGCGCGACCCTGACAGCCGCGTACCTGATCCGGCAGTACCCGGACATCGCTAACATCCAGGGCGGGGTGCTCACCAGCACGGACGTGTGGGTGGGCAGCGCCATGATCATCCTGCTGCTGCTCACCGCGTGGCGCACCATCGGGATCGCCATGCCCATCGTGGCGATGGTGTTCATGCTGTACGCGCTGACCGGCCCGCGCGGCCTGATCCACGGCGACCTGGGGCCGCAGCTCCAGCTGCACGCCGGGGCGACGTGGCCGCAGGTGGTCGGGCAGCTGTTCGCCAACACCGAGGGCATCTTCGGCACCGGCCTGGGCGTGTCGGCGCAGATCGTGTTCCTGTTCGTGCTGTTCGGCGCCGTGTTCGACAAGCTGGGCGCGGGCGAGTGGTTCATGAACGTCGCGCAGGGCCTGCTGGGCGGCTTCCGCGGCGGCCCGGCCAAGGCCAGCGTGCTGTCCAGCGCCCTGAACGGCATCATCTCCGGCTCGGCCATCAGCAACGTCGTGACCGGCGGCAACATCACCATCGGCACCATGAAGCGGGTGGGCTACTCGGCCGAGAAGGCCGGGGCCATCGAGGTAGCGAGCAGTTCCAACGGACAACTGATGCCGCCCGTGATGGGCGCGGCGGCGTTCATCATGGCGCAGAACCTGAACATCGACTACCGCGCGCTGATCGTCGCGGCGGCCATTCCTGCCTTCCTGTGCTACGGCGCGCTGCTGGTCGTGACGCACATCGAGGCGCTCAAGCTGGGCCTGCGGGGCCTGCCGCGCAGCGAACTGCCGCGCGTGCGCAAGACCCTGGTGTCGGGCTGGTACTACCTCATTCCGCTGGGCTACCTGCTCGGCACGCTGACCCTGAATCCGGAGGCGACACCCGAACGCATCGCCCTGAACACGGTGTACATGATGCTGGCCATGATGGTGATCCAGGAGGCGTGGCTGGCCCGACGCGACGGACGCACCCTCGGACGGGGCGCGCTGGACGGCCTGCGCAAGATCGTGGAGGCCTTCGAGGGCGCCGCGCGCTCCATGGTCGGGATCGCGGTCGCGACCGGCGCGGCCGGAATCATCGTCGGGATCGTGACCATCACGGGGCTGGGCTTCGGGCTGGCGGACATCGTGGAGAACGTGGCGGGCGTGTTCACGAACCCCTTCGTGAAGATGCTGGCGGTGCTGTTCATGGCTCAGCTGATCGCGCTGATCCTCGGGATGGGCCTGCCCACCACCGCCAACTACATCCTGATGAGCGCCCTGATCGTGCCGATCATCGTGAAGATCGCCGGGCTCGATACCGGCAATCCGGCCGAGCTGCTGCCGGCGCACATGTTCGTGTTCTACTTCGGCATCATGGCCGACAGCACGCCGCCGGTGGCGCTGGCGGCCTTCGCGGCGGCCGCCATCAGCGGCGGCAACCCGGTCGCCACCGGCATCCAGGCCTTCCAGTACGAACTGCGCACGGCGCTGCTGGCGTACATGATGTTCTTTAACCCGCAGCTCCTGCTGATCCAGGACGGCAAGCTGGGCGGCGTGCCCGCCGGCGAGGCGGTGTTCATGGTGATCTTCGCGTTCATCGGGCTGGTGGCGTTCAGCGCGGCCACGCTGCGTTTCCTGCACCGCCGCACCAACCCGGTGCAGATGCTGCTGCTGCTGGTCGCGTCGTTCGTCCTGATCGTGCCCACGCAGCTCGTGTGGAACCTCGGCGCGCTCGCGCTGATCGCCGCCGTGTACTTCTGGCAGAAGGCCGCCGGCCGCGCCGAGCCGCCCACCCCGCTTCCCAGCGCGGCCTGA
- a CDS encoding TAXI family TRAP transporter solute-binding subunit, with product MKKTTKQVLALSVLATAALALAQGNAFLTIGSGSTTGVYFPVATGMAKLINDANSGVRANARSTGGSVFNVNALATGELDAALVQNDITYYAYKGTGLPAFEGKANAKLRVMAMLYPEVLHLVALKDSKISSVADLKGKRVVIGDLGSGTEQTAKQVLEAYGVTVEDLGQALRVSPAQGISLMQDKRADALFFTGGLGASVIAQIAQTLPVSLVPVAGNQAASLIKKYPFYVRYNIPGGQYKGVGATVPSVAVQATLVTTTGVSEDTVYKAMKAVFDNETALKAIHPSLASNFTLAKAVKGLPAPLHAGAVKYFKEKGLNVK from the coding sequence ATGAAGAAGACCACCAAGCAGGTTCTGGCCCTCAGCGTCCTCGCCACAGCCGCTCTGGCGCTCGCACAGGGCAACGCCTTCCTGACCATCGGCTCGGGCAGCACGACCGGGGTGTATTTCCCGGTGGCGACCGGCATGGCCAAGCTGATCAACGACGCGAACAGCGGCGTGCGCGCCAACGCCCGCAGCACCGGCGGCAGCGTGTTCAACGTCAACGCCCTGGCGACCGGCGAGCTGGACGCCGCGCTGGTGCAGAACGACATCACGTACTACGCCTACAAGGGCACCGGCCTGCCGGCCTTCGAGGGCAAGGCCAACGCCAAGCTGCGCGTGATGGCCATGCTGTACCCCGAGGTGCTGCACCTCGTGGCCCTGAAGGACAGCAAGATTTCGTCCGTGGCGGACCTGAAGGGCAAGCGCGTCGTGATCGGTGACCTGGGTTCGGGCACCGAGCAGACCGCCAAGCAGGTGCTCGAAGCGTACGGCGTGACCGTCGAGGACCTGGGGCAGGCGCTGCGCGTGTCGCCGGCGCAGGGCATCTCGCTGATGCAGGACAAGCGCGCCGACGCTCTGTTCTTCACGGGCGGCCTGGGCGCCAGCGTGATCGCGCAGATCGCCCAGACGCTGCCCGTGAGCCTCGTGCCCGTCGCGGGCAACCAGGCGGCCAGCCTGATCAAGAAATACCCCTTCTACGTGCGCTACAACATCCCCGGCGGACAGTACAAGGGCGTGGGCGCGACCGTGCCCAGCGTGGCGGTGCAGGCGACCCTGGTCACCACCACGGGAGTCAGCGAGGACACCGTGTACAAGGCCATGAAGGCTGTCTTCGACAACGAGACGGCACTCAAAGCGATCCACCCGAGCCTGGCGTCGAACTTCACGCTGGCCAAGGCGGTCAAGGGCCTGCCGGCGCCGCTGCACGCGGGCGCGGTGAAGTACTTCAAGGAAAAGGGCCTGAACGTCAAGTAA
- a CDS encoding amino acid ABC transporter ATP-binding protein, with translation MTSERSARAADSAPIIVAENVQKHFGSFHALRGVSMSVRPGEVVVVIGPSGSGKSTFIRTINALDPHDGGTITVDGIPLQGAKNLDAIRREVGMVFQSFNLFPHLTVLENITLAPTRVRGASRADAEARGLELLRRVGIEEQAHKYPAQLSGGQQQRVAIARALAMEPKIMLFDEPTSALDPEMIKEVLDVMKELARSGMTMLVVTHEMGFAREVADRLLFFDQGTIVEDTTPDEFYEHPKHERAKQFLSKILGH, from the coding sequence ATGACGTCCGAGCGTTCCGCCCGCGCCGCCGATTCCGCGCCGATCATCGTGGCCGAGAACGTCCAGAAGCACTTCGGCAGCTTCCACGCGCTGCGCGGCGTGAGCATGAGCGTCCGCCCCGGCGAGGTCGTGGTCGTGATCGGCCCCTCCGGCAGCGGCAAGAGCACCTTCATCCGTACCATCAACGCGCTCGACCCGCACGACGGCGGCACCATCACCGTGGACGGCATTCCCCTCCAGGGTGCCAAGAACCTCGACGCGATCCGCCGCGAGGTCGGCATGGTCTTTCAGAGCTTCAACCTCTTTCCGCACCTGACCGTGCTGGAGAACATCACCCTGGCGCCCACCCGCGTGCGCGGCGCGAGCCGGGCCGACGCCGAGGCGCGCGGCCTGGAGCTGCTGCGCCGCGTGGGCATCGAGGAGCAGGCGCACAAGTACCCCGCGCAGCTCTCCGGCGGGCAGCAGCAGCGGGTGGCGATTGCCCGCGCGCTCGCAATGGAGCCCAAGATCATGCTCTTCGACGAGCCCACCAGCGCCCTCGACCCCGAGATGATCAAGGAAGTGCTGGACGTCATGAAGGAACTCGCCCGCTCGGGCATGACCATGCTGGTCGTCACGCACGAGATGGGCTTCGCCCGCGAGGTTGCCGACCGCCTGCTGTTCTTCGATCAGGGCACCATCGTCGAGGACACCACGCCCGACGAGTTCTACGAGCACCCGAAACACGAGCGCGCCAAGCAGTTCCTGAGCAAGATCCTGGGACATTAG
- a CDS encoding MFS transporter has translation MNWSRNEKFGILNGWGASLGDGFLNVPVVVAGFASRLGAPNWVIGLLPSIAAGGWMLPQLLVAARVRALPYKLPVYRSAAGVRTGAYLAMVLIAGLLADRPALCLTLFVLAMLVNALASGVSGLPFLEVISKTVASERRARFFGTRNLYGGLLAFGAGLIVRLILGSSLTFPYDYALIFALATTAYTIGYGVLGRVEEPPDPPQEPQGLRGELRAIPETLRDPHFRAFLMVRLLLAGGSMSDPFYAANALRSLHFPAATLGIFVMALTGAAPLSNIVWQRVAERKGSRRIIRYATFFYGVAPLYAVVVGALQLGTWAYLGVFILTSVAAQGFNLGHTNHLLNISPPGERSRYIGTLNTLVGGALFMPVLGGLIADAAGYTPVFVLSAAFSAAAWWQCGKLRRDA, from the coding sequence ATGAACTGGAGCCGCAACGAGAAGTTTGGCATCCTGAACGGCTGGGGCGCGTCGCTGGGCGACGGCTTCCTGAACGTGCCGGTGGTCGTCGCGGGCTTCGCGTCGCGGCTGGGCGCCCCGAACTGGGTGATCGGGCTGCTGCCGTCCATTGCGGCGGGCGGGTGGATGCTGCCGCAACTGCTGGTCGCGGCGCGGGTGCGGGCGCTGCCGTACAAGCTGCCGGTGTACCGCTCGGCGGCGGGCGTCCGCACCGGCGCGTACCTGGCGATGGTGCTGATCGCCGGCCTGCTCGCGGACCGGCCGGCCCTGTGCCTGACACTGTTCGTGCTCGCCATGCTGGTCAACGCGCTGGCGTCGGGCGTGTCGGGCCTGCCGTTTCTGGAGGTGATCAGCAAGACGGTCGCCAGCGAGCGCCGGGCGCGGTTTTTCGGCACCCGCAACCTGTACGGCGGCCTGCTCGCCTTCGGAGCGGGGCTGATCGTCCGGCTGATCCTGGGCTCGTCGCTGACCTTCCCATACGACTACGCGCTGATCTTCGCGCTGGCGACCACCGCGTACACCATCGGGTACGGCGTGCTGGGCCGCGTGGAGGAGCCGCCGGACCCGCCGCAGGAACCGCAGGGCCTGCGCGGCGAACTGCGCGCCATTCCCGAGACGCTGCGCGACCCGCACTTCCGCGCCTTCCTGATGGTGCGCCTGCTGCTCGCCGGGGGCAGCATGAGCGATCCCTTCTACGCCGCGAACGCGCTGCGCAGCCTGCACTTCCCGGCCGCCACGCTGGGTATCTTCGTGATGGCCCTGACCGGCGCCGCGCCGCTGTCGAACATCGTGTGGCAGCGCGTGGCGGAGCGCAAGGGCTCTCGCCGCATCATCCGTTACGCGACGTTCTTCTACGGCGTCGCGCCGCTGTACGCCGTGGTGGTCGGGGCGCTGCAGCTGGGCACGTGGGCGTACCTGGGCGTGTTCATCCTGACGTCGGTGGCTGCCCAGGGCTTCAACCTGGGGCACACCAACCACCTGCTGAACATCTCGCCGCCCGGCGAGCGCAGCCGCTACATCGGTACGCTGAACACGCTGGTGGGCGGGGCGCTGTTCATGCCGGTGCTGGGCGGCCTGATCGCGGACGCGGCCGGCTACACGCCGGTCTTCGTTCTGAGCGCCGCGTTCAGCGCCGCCGCGTGGTGGCAGTGCGGCAAGCTGCGGCGGGACGCTTGA
- a CDS encoding chloride channel protein, with translation MRSPLPRAVMTRLETGRLVVLSVLVGGLVGGLSILLRAVLDAVVGVGGAVTGYAPPGTPGEGGLLIAFGTATPWGLLALPVIGAAYAWLVPATPGGPLTQLIGGYHARGQWPGVLAQLRTLLGTVLAYGSGLLIGRDAAFTMTGQLGTRLMQRVTRLDAVEVRALTLAGAAAGLGAVLHAPLAAAVFVVEVLYRRFEFEFEVLMPCVLAAVAGSAVYGLAYGFSPFLSVPDVQVPAAAQVPSFVLVAALVTLAGWLLLLIARWWPAPVTGGWLRPVLGGAFGLLTALVAWQVMPGVLGDGSGFVQLAVSGFTGPEGLAQGAWRWALLALGTAVAFGGGVLPSVGVGGLLGAGLGSVLGIDTATSTLVGAVAFLTVTLNVPLAAALLGVAWGGEALLPVALLASGLAHVLSGVSGLLPTQLTSRRDSGVHAGGPALLPDTVRFIPRRALDAPATPYDAPATPEPDAAPSADRELYRRGVPPSWRGARLHLLSLPPGVEVIGVVRDGTVRLPRPELRLTDEDELVFLARPDAYVALEGILRLPGA, from the coding sequence ATGCGCTCCCCGCTGCCCCGCGCCGTCATGACCCGCCTGGAGACCGGGCGGCTGGTCGTGCTGAGCGTGCTGGTGGGCGGCCTGGTGGGCGGCCTGAGCATCCTGCTGCGCGCCGTGCTGGACGCGGTGGTGGGGGTGGGCGGGGCCGTGACCGGCTACGCGCCGCCGGGCACGCCGGGCGAGGGCGGCCTGCTGATCGCCTTCGGCACGGCCACGCCGTGGGGCCTGTTGGCCCTGCCGGTGATCGGGGCGGCGTACGCGTGGCTGGTGCCCGCCACGCCCGGCGGCCCGCTGACGCAGCTCATCGGCGGCTACCACGCGCGCGGGCAGTGGCCGGGCGTGCTGGCGCAGCTCCGCACGCTGCTCGGCACGGTGTTGGCCTACGGCTCGGGCCTGCTGATCGGGCGCGACGCGGCCTTCACCATGACTGGCCAGCTCGGCACGCGCCTGATGCAGCGCGTCACGCGGCTGGACGCGGTGGAGGTGCGCGCCCTGACCCTGGCAGGTGCGGCGGCGGGCCTGGGCGCGGTGCTGCACGCGCCGCTGGCGGCAGCGGTGTTCGTGGTCGAGGTGCTGTACCGCCGCTTCGAGTTTGAGTTCGAGGTGCTGATGCCCTGCGTGCTCGCGGCTGTCGCGGGCAGCGCGGTGTACGGCCTCGCGTACGGCTTCTCGCCCTTCCTGAGCGTGCCGGACGTGCAGGTGCCGGCGGCGGCGCAGGTGCCGTCGTTCGTGCTGGTCGCGGCGCTGGTCACGCTGGCCGGCTGGCTGCTGCTGCTGATCGCACGCTGGTGGCCGGCGCCGGTGACCGGCGGGTGGCTGCGGCCCGTGCTGGGCGGTGCGTTCGGCCTGCTCACCGCGCTGGTGGCGTGGCAGGTGATGCCCGGCGTGCTGGGCGACGGCAGCGGCTTCGTGCAGCTCGCGGTGTCCGGATTCACCGGCCCGGAGGGGCTGGCACAGGGCGCGTGGCGCTGGGCGCTGCTGGCGCTGGGCACCGCGGTCGCCTTCGGCGGGGGCGTGCTGCCGTCGGTGGGCGTGGGCGGCCTGCTGGGCGCGGGGCTGGGCAGCGTGCTCGGCATCGACACCGCCACGTCCACGCTGGTCGGCGCGGTCGCGTTCCTGACCGTCACGCTGAACGTGCCGCTGGCCGCCGCGCTGCTGGGCGTGGCGTGGGGCGGTGAGGCGCTGCTGCCGGTCGCGCTGCTCGCCAGCGGCCTGGCGCATGTCCTGAGCGGCGTGTCGGGCCTGCTGCCCACACAGCTCACGTCCCGGCGCGACAGCGGCGTGCACGCGGGCGGCCCGGCCCTGCTGCCGGACACCGTGCGTTTCATTCCGCGCCGCGCGCTCGACGCGCCCGCCACCCCCTACGACGCTCCTGCCACGCCCGAGCCGGACGCCGCGCCGAGCGCCGACCGCGAGCTGTACCGCCGGGGCGTGCCGCCCTCGTGGCGCGGCGCGCGGCTGCACCTGCTGAGCCTGCCGCCGGGCGTCGAGGTGATCGGCGTCGTCCGGGACGGCACGGTGCGCCTCCCCCGCCCCGAGCTGCGCCTGACCGACGAGGACGAACTCGTGTTCCTGGCCCGCCCCGACGCCTACGTGGCGCTGGAAGGCATCCTGCGTCTGCCCGGCGCGTGA
- the sodA gene encoding superoxide dismutase [Mn]: MAYELPKLPYAYDALEPHIDGRTMEIHHTKHHQTYVDNANKALEGSDMADLPVEDLITKLDQVPADKKTALRNNAGGHANHSLFWQVLGPQGSGQPSGELAQAITDAFGSFDAFKEKFEDAAKTRFGSGWAWLVVKDGKLAVVSTANQDNPLMGESVAGVSGTPILGVDVWEHAYYLNYQNKRPDYLKAFWNVVNWDEVARRYAAAQ; the protein is encoded by the coding sequence ATGGCCTACGAACTGCCGAAACTGCCCTACGCCTACGACGCCCTCGAACCCCACATCGACGGCCGAACCATGGAGATCCACCACACCAAGCACCACCAGACCTACGTGGACAACGCGAACAAGGCGCTCGAGGGCAGCGACATGGCGGACCTGCCGGTCGAGGACCTGATCACCAAGCTCGATCAGGTGCCGGCCGACAAGAAGACGGCGCTGCGCAACAACGCGGGCGGGCACGCCAACCACTCGCTGTTCTGGCAGGTGCTGGGGCCGCAGGGCAGCGGCCAGCCCAGCGGGGAACTCGCGCAGGCGATCACCGACGCCTTCGGCTCCTTCGACGCCTTCAAGGAGAAGTTCGAGGACGCCGCCAAGACCCGCTTCGGCAGCGGCTGGGCGTGGCTGGTTGTGAAGGACGGCAAGTTGGCCGTGGTGAGCACCGCCAACCAGGACAACCCGCTGATGGGCGAGAGCGTGGCCGGCGTGAGCGGCACCCCGATCCTGGGCGTGGACGTGTGGGAACACGCGTACTACCTGAACTACCAGAACAAGCGCCCGGATTACCTCAAGGCCTTCTGGAACGTCGTCAACTGGGACGAAGTCGCCCGGCGCTACGCCGCCGCGCAGTAA